Sequence from the Seonamhaeicola sp. ML3 genome:
GCAAACTTACAGGTGGTGGTTGCTTTTAGAATGTTACCGGCTGTTGTTTGGCAAATACCAGAATATGGAACGTTCAATCTACACGCCTCCCTGCTACCTAACTACAGAGGGGCAGCTCCCATAAACTGGGCTATTATAAATGGTGAAACTAAATCTGGGGTTTCAACCTTCTTTATAGATGAAAAAATTGATACTGGTGCCATGATTCTTCAAGAGGAAGTAGATATTGAACCAGATGAAAATGCTGGAGAGCTTCACGATAAATTGATGGCACTTGGAAGTAACTTAGTTTTAAAAACCGTAAAACTTATTGAGGTTGGCTCTATTGAAACTAAACCTCAAGTAGATACCACCGATATAAAAACAGCTTACAAATTAAACAAGGACAACTGTAAAATAAATTGGCAAGACTCCTTAGACAATATATATAACCATATTCGTGGGCTTAGCCCCTATCCTGCTGCTTGGTGTACTTTTATTAATGGCGAAGATGCACTGGATGTAAAAATTTATAAAGCCGAAAAAGAATCTGCTGAACACGATTTAAATCTCGGAACCATTGTTTCCACTAAAAAAAGCTTAAAAATTGCGGTTTTAAATGGATACCTATCCATACTGGAAATTAAACTTCCGGGGAAGAAACGCATGGATATAAAATCGCTACTAAACGGCTATTCTTTTACAGATAATGCCAAAGCGCTCTAAACCCTTGTAAACACTACCACTACAAAGAAACCAAACCATTGGTCTATCCTTTATTAACAAATGCTCAAAGTTATCAACAAAAGCATGCATTTCCCTTGTTATTACTTGCGTGATTTGATAATCCGTATAAATTTGTAGAGGATTTAACAAAAATGTTTAACCAATTTATTAATAATTAAACTTTATATTATGAACAAAACAGATTTAATCGATGCAATGGCAGAACACGCAGGAATTACTAAAGCTGCCGCTAAAAAAGCATTAGAATGTGCACTTATTGAAATTGAAGGAGCTTTACAAAAAGGTAACCGTGTTTCTTTAGTAGGATTTGGTTCTTGGTCGGTTTCTAAAAGATCAGCAAGAGAAGGAAGAAACCCTCAAACTGGTGAAACTATCAAAATCAAAGCTAAAAACGTTGTTAAGTTTAAAGCTGGTGCAGATTTATCAAGCGCTGTTAACTAATATAATTTAGTTACTAAATATAGACGTTAAAGCCTTC
This genomic interval carries:
- a CDS encoding HU family DNA-binding protein, which produces MNKTDLIDAMAEHAGITKAAAKKALECALIEIEGALQKGNRVSLVGFGSWSVSKRSAREGRNPQTGETIKIKAKNVVKFKAGADLSSAVN
- the fmt gene encoding methionyl-tRNA formyltransferase yields the protein MKDLRIVFMGTPDFAVETLKILVENKYNIVGVITAPDKPAGRGRKLNESAVKQYAKENNLNILQPTNLKNGDFLNELKSLRANLQVVVAFRMLPAVVWQIPEYGTFNLHASLLPNYRGAAPINWAIINGETKSGVSTFFIDEKIDTGAMILQEEVDIEPDENAGELHDKLMALGSNLVLKTVKLIEVGSIETKPQVDTTDIKTAYKLNKDNCKINWQDSLDNIYNHIRGLSPYPAAWCTFINGEDALDVKIYKAEKESAEHDLNLGTIVSTKKSLKIAVLNGYLSILEIKLPGKKRMDIKSLLNGYSFTDNAKAL